The nucleotide window GCACGGTGGATAATCGGGGGCCTGGCCCTCTTTGTCCCCGTGCTTAACTTCTTTTCCATCGGCTTTCTCTCCCGCACATCGCGGCTCATCCTGGTGGGGGGGATGGGGATAGCCACATGGCAGGAGAAGTACCTCATCTGGATAGAAGGGGTAAAGCTTCTCTTCGTCTTTATCCTCTACAACGCCATACCGTTCTTCATGTTCTCCAGCGGTTTCTTCCTGACAACGCTCAACACCTTTGCGGCCTTCTTCGGCCATCTCATGATCAAGGCGGCCATCTTCATCATATTCCCCATATGTTCCTTCTTCCTACCCTTTGCCTTCACCATCTTCGCGGAGCGCACCGATTTCCGCGAAGCCCTCGAATTCGAAGAGATCCTCCGGGGCATCAAAGAGGTCCTCGTAGAATACATACTGGGCTATGCGGCCACTATCGGCGCCATCTATGTGGCCCTCCTGTTCA belongs to Syntrophorhabdaceae bacterium and includes:
- a CDS encoding DUF4013 domain-containing protein, which codes for MDIIPFIRFTVNSRYIARWIIGGLALFVPVLNFFSIGFLSRTSRLILVGGMGIATWQEKYLIWIEGVKLLFVFILYNAIPFFMFSSGFFLTTLNTFAAFFGHLMIKAAIFIIFPICSFFLPFAFTIFAERTDFREALEFEEILRGIKEVLVEYILGYAATIGAIYVALLFMHIPYLIGFLISSVLTYYALLLSAFFFTGLYRKTSLCMQ